In Vibrio sp. NTOU-M3, the following proteins share a genomic window:
- the dpaL gene encoding diaminopropionate ammonia-lyase, with amino-acid sequence MKSLETVIPNVLKSIENQFASPSLSNGFAAHDLELVRNFHCQLPGYESTPLHSLDTLAEKLGIGRILLKDEDYRFDLNAFKVLGGSYAVARLLGKKYDISTNQLSLESLKAKITEPMTFTSATDGNHGRGLAWAADKLGQNAVIYMPVGTAEERVTNIQKLGAEVIVTDVNYDDTVRIAYEASQENGWEFVQDTAWEGYTDIPLWIMQGYTTIVSESIEQMREMEVAPTHVILQAGVGSMAGGVLGAFANHYGANNLTSIIVEPEKADCIYRSGLVGDIVNVNDDLDTIMAGLACGEPCTIGWEILKANAAGFMSCDDSLAATGMRVLANPIGNDPKVVSGESGAIGLGVLYTLATHPEAKNIMKQFGFNKNSTVFILSTEGNTDPVNYQKVIWNGAYSS; translated from the coding sequence ATGAAATCATTAGAAACAGTCATTCCTAACGTACTCAAAAGTATCGAAAACCAGTTTGCATCTCCATCTCTAAGCAATGGCTTTGCGGCCCATGATCTCGAGCTAGTGCGTAATTTTCACTGCCAATTACCTGGTTATGAATCTACTCCGTTGCACTCGCTTGATACTTTGGCAGAGAAACTTGGCATTGGTCGAATTCTATTGAAGGATGAAGATTATCGCTTTGATTTAAATGCATTTAAGGTGCTTGGTGGTTCATATGCGGTGGCTCGTCTTTTAGGTAAGAAGTATGACATTTCTACCAATCAGTTAAGTCTGGAAAGTCTAAAAGCAAAAATCACTGAACCAATGACCTTCACGTCTGCTACCGATGGAAATCACGGGCGAGGTTTAGCTTGGGCAGCAGATAAGCTGGGTCAGAATGCGGTTATTTATATGCCAGTGGGAACTGCTGAAGAGAGAGTAACCAACATTCAAAAACTCGGTGCAGAAGTGATTGTTACAGATGTCAATTATGATGACACAGTACGTATTGCTTACGAGGCCTCTCAGGAGAATGGTTGGGAGTTTGTGCAAGATACCGCCTGGGAAGGGTACACCGATATTCCACTATGGATCATGCAGGGTTACACCACCATCGTCAGCGAAAGTATCGAACAGATGAGGGAAATGGAAGTTGCACCAACTCACGTGATCTTACAGGCCGGTGTTGGCTCTATGGCGGGGGGGGTGTTAGGAGCGTTTGCCAATCACTACGGAGCAAACAACCTTACAAGCATCATCGTGGAACCTGAAAAAGCCGATTGTATTTACCGTTCAGGTCTAGTCGGAGATATCGTCAATGTCAACGATGATCTGGATACCATCATGGCTGGCTTGGCGTGTGGTGAACCCTGCACTATAGGTTGGGAAATCCTCAAAGCCAATGCTGCAGGCTTTATGTCGTGCGACGATTCATTAGCCGCTACAGGCATGAGAGTTCTGGCAAATCCTATCGGGAATGATCCGAAAGTCGTTTCAGGCGAGTCCGGTGCGATTGGTCTGGGTGTTCTCTATACACTGGCTACACATCCTGAAGCTAAAAACATAATGAAGCAATTTGGTTTCAATAAAAATTCCACGGTATTTATTCTAAGCACTGAAGGAAATACCGACCCTGTTAACTACCAGAAAGTAATTTGGAATGGTGCTTATTCAAGCTGA
- a CDS encoding M20 aminoacylase family protein, which translates to MNKIPEQLAKEMAEWRHRLHQHPEFQFDLPVTSKFVADKLREWGIEVHENIGQVGVVGVLRKGDWEGKKTVALRADMDCIDLQETGDVPYKSCVPGKMHGCGHDGHTSSLLGAAKYLATEGNFNGTVHFLFQPDEEHGLGAMAMINDGLFERFPTDEVYGYHNVPGFEAGSIHMCSGGVMASENLFTIKLIGEGGHASSPHRLIDPVVALSQVINGLQTIVSRTINPMETVVCSVTEILTDGARNVVPTEIIIKGDYRTYTTENTDLVEKRMNEIVRGACETHNLQGDVHVSREFVVCYNSEEQTEAAAKAAIALVGEDKVDTNGEKKSFSEDFGFFAEKVSGCYVFIGNGTEGANGYFLHNPNYDYNDNILPVAAGFFCQVVEQQLS; encoded by the coding sequence ATGAACAAAATACCAGAACAATTAGCGAAGGAAATGGCAGAATGGCGTCACCGTTTGCACCAACATCCTGAGTTTCAGTTTGATTTACCAGTGACCTCTAAATTTGTTGCTGACAAATTAAGAGAATGGGGGATCGAAGTACACGAGAATATTGGTCAAGTAGGCGTGGTAGGTGTACTTCGTAAAGGTGACTGGGAAGGCAAAAAAACAGTTGCCCTTCGCGCTGATATGGATTGTATCGATCTTCAGGAAACTGGAGATGTCCCTTACAAATCTTGCGTGCCGGGTAAAATGCATGGGTGTGGCCATGATGGGCACACTTCTTCACTACTAGGGGCAGCTAAGTATCTTGCTACTGAAGGTAATTTCAACGGTACGGTACATTTTCTTTTCCAACCAGATGAAGAGCATGGATTAGGCGCAATGGCGATGATCAATGATGGTCTGTTTGAAAGATTCCCTACCGATGAAGTATACGGCTACCATAACGTTCCCGGTTTTGAAGCAGGTTCGATTCATATGTGTTCTGGTGGTGTAATGGCCAGTGAAAACCTGTTTACCATCAAACTGATTGGTGAAGGCGGCCATGCATCCTCACCGCACAGGCTTATTGACCCTGTTGTTGCACTTTCGCAAGTGATTAATGGTCTTCAAACTATCGTCTCGCGTACCATTAACCCAATGGAAACCGTCGTTTGCTCAGTAACAGAAATTCTCACCGATGGTGCAAGAAACGTCGTTCCTACAGAGATCATTATCAAAGGTGACTACCGTACATACACCACAGAAAACACGGATCTCGTCGAGAAACGTATGAATGAAATCGTGAGAGGTGCCTGCGAAACTCACAACCTACAAGGTGATGTTCATGTCTCGAGAGAGTTTGTGGTTTGCTACAACTCCGAAGAACAAACTGAAGCAGCAGCTAAAGCAGCAATTGCGCTCGTGGGTGAAGACAAAGTTGATACCAACGGTGAGAAGAAAAGCTTCTCTGAAGATTTTGGTTTCTTCGCTGAAAAAGTATCAGGTTGCTACGTGTTTATTGGCAATGGTACTGAAGGGGCGAACGGCTACTTCCTTCATAACCCAAACTACGATTACAACGATAATATTTTACCAGTAGCCGCTGGTTTCTTCTGTCAGGTTGTTGAGCAACAACTTTCTTAA